The nucleotide window CGTCAATTTCATAAGTGCTGTCCTCACATTTCTACGAATCTAAGACTGACACGAATCCCTGGTTCTGGGAATTTGCGGTCACCTCTCATTATAAAATAAAATTGAATTTAAGGTGAGCATACTTGATCATTCAAAATGGATTCAATACAAGCCGGAACATATCCACCTTGTGCACGCTGCCATTCCTATCCAATCCCTGCCCGCTCATTTGGACGGATTCACCATAGGGGTCATCTCCGATTTGCACTTGGGAACCTGGGGATCGTTTGAAAGAGTGAAAAAGGCCGCCATGATGTTGGCGGACCTTTCCTCTGACCTGGTAATTGTTGCGGGAGACCTGACCTCGAAACCGGAGGCGGAACCCCTGATAGATGAAGTACTGTCCCCTATCGGGGAGGCATATGGCGTGCTTGGCAATTGGGAC belongs to Effusibacillus lacus and includes:
- a CDS encoding metallophosphoesterase, with translation MSILDHSKWIQYKPEHIHLVHAAIPIQSLPAHLDGFTIGVISDLHLGTWGSFERVKKAAMMLADLSSDLVIVAGDLTSKPEAEPLIDEVLSPIGEAYGVLGNWDYRYPPTSRLQSKIKLL